A genomic stretch from Setaria italica strain Yugu1 chromosome VII, Setaria_italica_v2.0, whole genome shotgun sequence includes:
- the LOC101776961 gene encoding wall-associated receptor kinase 2: protein MLPHRLDALLCLGVVLLLAVILSSVEALPPPSNNCQRKCGEVDIPYPFGIGPYDSPDHCSLPGFNLSCTEVGHGSFRPFHKDVEVLNISLQQGLARIRMDMSTYCYNTSTKEMDYLNWRLNLTGTPYRFSETANMFTVVGCRTLAYIGDENNIGRYMSGCVSMCRRGDVRTLTDGSCSGIGCCQTAIPKGLQYYQVWFDEGFNTSEIYNTSRCSYAALVEASKFTFSKSYATSSEFYDTYSGQPPLIVDWAIGNGTCDEARNKPESYACVSSSSECFNSDNGQGYICNCTKGFQGNPYLVDGCKDVDECNNNLEKYPCSVKGTCKNTQGGFQCICPPHYQGNAYTGTCEKDQSIPLKVTIPIGIFACVLLGLLLYLGKEWIQHKRQIIRQEYIRKTDECFQQNGGQLLMDMMKVESNKTFKLYNREEIELATNNFDKSSIIGEGGQGTVYIGQNLDLENNPVAIKICKGFDENRRMEFGKELLILSRVKHENIVQLLGCSLQFEAPVLVYEYVPNQTLQHLIHTQVDPSKRTLEVRLKIASEIAAALAYLHSLSHPVFHGDVKSVNILLGHDLSAKVSDFGCSMIRSADENVQVVKGTMGYLDPEYLLNFELTDKSDVYSFGVVLLELLTRRRALSKTKVSLVSVFMEGVKEGKLTELIDREIDNQENMELILQVAAVASRCLAMTGQRRPMMREVAEELQRLARPVPPRTQGFHGVSALMMQGRSSDNSSGDYTSEESTDYYILQKKASMSIEFAR, encoded by the exons ATGCTGCCGCATAGATTAGATGCACTGCTATGTCTTGGAGTAGTGCTCTTGCTTGCGGTAATACTCTCTTCTGTTGAAGCATTGCCGCCGCCTAGCAACAACTGTCAGAGAAAATGCGGCGAAGTCGATATCCCATATCCATTTGGCATTGGGCCTTACGACTCGCCTGATCACTGCTCTTTGCCCGGCTTCAACCTGAGCTGCACGGAAGTCGGCCATGGATCATTCAGGCCATTTCATAAAGATGTAGAGGTTCTGAATATCTCGCTGCAGCAAGGTCTTGCCCGGATCAGGATGGATATGTCGACTTATTGCTACAACACCTCCACTAAGGAAATGGATTACCTAAACTGGCGGCTGAACCTGACAGGTACGCCCTATAGATTCTCAGAGACTGCTAACATGTTTACGGTCGTTGGGTGCAGAACACTGGCATACATTGGAGATGAGAATAACATCGGCAGGTACATGAGCGGTTGTGTCTCCATGTGCCGGCGAGGCGATGTAAGAACACTTACTGATGGCTCATGCTCCGGAATTGGCTGCTGCCAGACAGCCATCCCCAAGGGTCTGCAGTACTACCAGGTGTGGTTCGATGAAGGCTTCAACACGTCGGAGATCTACAACACCAGCCGCTGCAGCTACGCGGCGCTGGTCGAGGCATCCAAATTCACATTCTCCAAAAGCTACGCTACATCATCGGAGTTCTACGATACTTATTCTGGGCAGCCACCGTTGATCGTGGACTGGGCTATTGGGAACGGAACTTGCGATGAAGCCCGGAACAAGCCTGAGTCATATGCATGTGTCAGCAGTAGCAGTGAGTGCTTTAATTCGGACAATGGACAAGGCTACATCTGCAACTGCACCAAAGGATTCCAAGGCAATCCGTACCTTGTTGACGGATGCAAAG ATGTTGATGAATGTAATAACAATCTGGAGAAATACCCTTGCTCTGTGAAGGGAACTTGCAAGAATACTCAAGGAGGATTTCAATGCATTTGTCCTCCGCATTACCAAGGCAACGCATACACTGGGACATGTGAGAAGGACCAGTCAATTCCTCTAAAAGTCACAATTCCAATAG GAATTTTTGCCTGTGTTTTGCTTGGTCTATTACTTTATCTTGGTAAAGAATGGATCCAGCACAAACGACAAATAATAAGGCAAGAATACATAAGGAAGACTGATGAATGCTTTCAGCAGAATGGAGGGCAATTGCTAATGGATATGATGAAAGTAGAGAGCAACAAAACATTTAAGTTGTATAACCGAGAAGAAATTGAGTTGGCCACCAACAACTTTGACAAAAGCTCAATCATTGGTGAAGGTGGTCAGGGAACTGTTTATATAGGGCAAAATCTTGATTTAGAAAATAATCCTGTTGCTATCAAGATCTGCAAGGGATTTGATGAGAATAGGAGAATGGAATTTGGTAAGGAGCTTCTTATACTTTCTCGAGTCAAACATGAAAACATCGTCCAGCTTCTAGGTTGCAGCTTGCAGTTTGAAGCTCCAGTTCTGGTGTATGAATATGTTCCAAATCAAACTCTACAACATCTTATTCATACACAAGTTGATCCGTCCAAAAGAACTCTAGAGGTCCGTCTTAAAATTGCCTCTGAGATTGCTGCAGCACTTGCATACCTACATTCTCTTAGCCACCCTGTCTTTCATGGAGATGTCAAGTCCGTTAATATTCTTCTAGGCCACGATCTCTCTGCAAAAGTTTCTGATTTTGGGTGCTCCATGATTAGGTCAGCTGATGAAAATGTTCAAGTAGTGAAGGGGACGATGGGCTACTTAGATCCAGAGTACCTTTTGAACTTTGAGCTTACTGATAAGAGCGATGTTTACAGCTTTGGTGTTGTTCTTTTGGAGCTCTTAACACGAAGGAGGGCACTGTCCAAAACAAAGGTAAGCCTCGTGTCTGTCTTCATGGAAGGTGTGAAGGAGGGCAAGCTTACAGAACTCATAGATAGGGAGATAGACAATCAAGAAAACATGGAGTTAATACTTCAAGTGGCTGCGGTAGCAAGTCGGTGCTTGGCCATGACCGGTCAACGCAGGCCAATGATGAGAGAGGTAGCAGAGGAACTCCAGCGATTGGCACGTCCAGTACCACCTCGCACTCAAGGGTTTCATGGTGTTAGTGCACTCATGATGCAGGGACGGTCGTCTGACAATTCATCGGGTGACTATACTAGTGAAGAAAGCACAGATTATTACATCCTCCAGAAGAAAGCCTCGATGAGCATAGAGTTTGCAAGATGA
- the LOC101785325 gene encoding wall-associated receptor kinase 2-like translates to MLPHRLDALLCLGVVLLLAVILSSVEALPPPSNNCQRKCGEVDIPYPFGIGPYDSPDHCSLPGFNLSCTEVGHGSFRPFHKDVEVLNISLQQGLARIRMDMSTYCYNTSTKEMDYLNWRLNLTGTPYRFSETANMFTVVGCRTLAYIGDENNVGRYMSGCVSMCRRGDVRTLTDGSCSGIGCCQTAIPKGLQYYQVWFDEGFNTSEIYNTSRCSYAALVEASKFTFSKSYATSSEFYDTYSGQPPLIVDWAIGNGTCDEARNKPESYACVSSSSECFNSDNGQGYICNCTKGFQGNPYLVDGCKDVDECNNNLEKYPCSVKGTCKNTQGGFQCICPPHYQGNAYTGTCEKDQSIPLKVTIPIGTTRIVVSFRTVQLDFDTNNYPVAIKICKGFDENRRMEFGKELLILSRVKHENIVQLLGCSLQFEAPVLVYEYVPNQTLQHLIHTQVDPSKRTLEVRLKIASEIAAALAYLHSLSHPVFHGDVKSVNILLGHDLSAKVSDFGCSMIRSADENVQVVKGTMGYLDPEYLLNFELTDKSDVYSFGVVLLELLTRRRALSKTKVSLVSVFMEGVKEGKLTELIDREIDNQENMELILQVAAVASRCLAMTGQRRPMMREVAEELQRLARPVPPRTQGFHGVSALMMQGRSSDNSSGDYTSEESTDYYILQKKASMSIEFAR, encoded by the exons ATGCTGCCGCATAGATTAGATGCACTGCTATGTCTTGGAGTAGTGCTCTTGCTTGCGGTAATACTCTCTTCTGTTGAAGCATTGCCGCCGCCTAGCAACAACTGTCAGAGAAAATGCGGCGAAGTCGATATCCCATATCCATTTGGCATTGGGCCTTACGACTCGCCTGATCACTGCTCTTTGCCCGGCTTCAACCTGAGCTGCACGGAAGTCGGCCATGGATCATTCAGGCCATTTCATAAAGATGTAGAGGTTCTGAATATTTCGCTGCAGCAAGGTCTTGCCCGGATCAGGATGGACATGTCGACTTATTGCTACAACACCTCCACTAAGGAAATGGATTACCTAAACTGGCGGCTGAACCTGACAGGTACGCCCTATAGATTCTCAGAGACTGCTAACATGTTTACGGTCGTTGGGTGCAGAACACTGGCATACATTGGAGATGAGAATAACGTCGGCAGGTACATGAGCGGTTGTGTCTCCATGTGCCGGCGAGGCGATGTAAGAACACTTACTGATGGCTCATGCTCCGGAATTGGCTGCTGCCAGACAGCCATCCCCAAGGGTCTGCAGTACTACCAGGTGTGGTTCGATGAAGGCTTCAACACGTCGGAGATCTACAACACCAGCCGCTGCAGCTACGCGGCGCTGGTCGAGGCATCCAAATTCACATTCTCCAAAAGCTACGCTACATCATCGGAGTTCTACGATACTTATTCTGGGCAGCCACCGTTGATCGTGGACTGGGCTATTGGGAACGGAACTTGCGATGAAGCCCGGAACAAGCCTGAGTCATATGCATGTGTCAGCAGTAGCAGTGAGTGCTTTAATTCGGACAATGGACAAGGCTACATCTGCAACTGCACCAAAGGATTCCAAGGCAATCCGTACCTTGTTGACGGATGCAAAG ATGTTGATGAATGTAATAACAATCTGGAGAAATACCCTTGCTCTGTGAAGGGAACTTGCAAGAATACTCAAGGAGGATTTCAATGCATTTGTCCTCCGCATTACCAAGGCAACGCATACACTGGGACATGTGAGAAGGACCAGTCAATTCCTCTAAAAGTCACAATTCCAATAGGTACTACTCGTATAGTCGTATCTTTCCGCACTGTTCAATTAGATTT TGACACAA ATAATTATCCTGTTGCTATCAAGATCTGCAAGGGATTTGATGAGAATAGGAGAATGGAATTTGGTAAGGAGCTTCTTATACTTTCTCGAGTCAAACATGAAAACATCGTCCAGCTTCTAGGTTGCAGCTTGCAGTTTGAAGCTCCAGTTCTGGTGTATGAATATGTTCCAAATCAAACTCTACAACATCTTATTCATACACAAGTTGATCCGTCCAAAAGAACTCTAGAGGTCCGTCTTAAAATTGCCTCTGAGATTGCTGCAGCACTTGCATACCTACATTCTCTTAGCCACCCTGTCTTTCATGGAGATGTCAAGTCCGTTAATATTCTTCTAGGCCACGATCTCTCTGCAAAAGTTTCTGATTTTGGGTGCTCCATGATTAGGTCAGCTGATGAAAATGTTCAAGTAGTGAAGGGGACGATGGGCTACTTAGATCCAGAGTACCTTTTGAACTTTGAGCTTACTGATAAGAGCGATGTTTACAGCTTTGGTGTTGTTCTTTTGGAGCTCTTAACACGAAGGAGGGCACTGTCCAAAACAAAGGTAAGCCTCGTGTCTGTCTTCATGGAAGGTGTGAAGGAGGGCAAGCTTACAGAACTCATAGATAGGGAGATAGACAATCAAGAAAACATGGAGTTAATACTTCAAGTGGCTGCGGTAGCAAGTCGGTGCTTGGCCATGACCGGTCAACGCAGGCCAATGATGAGAGAGGTAGCAGAGGAACTCCAGCGATTGGCACGTCCAGTACCACCTCGCACTCAAGGGTTTCATGGTGTTAGTGCACTCATGATGCAGGGACGGTCGTCTGACAATTCATCGGGTGACTATACTAGTGAAGAAAGCACAGATTATTACATCCTCCAGAAGAAAGCCTCGATGAGCATAGAGTTTGCAAGATGA